The Cyprinus carpio isolate SPL01 unplaced genomic scaffold, ASM1834038v1 S000006552, whole genome shotgun sequence genome has a window encoding:
- the LOC109047178 gene encoding LOW QUALITY PROTEIN: extracellular matrix protein 2-like (The sequence of the model RefSeq protein was modified relative to this genomic sequence to represent the inferred CDS: substituted 1 base at 1 genomic stop codon), whose translation MRLNLILATHFLACLTFSLANDQRRPLARGRRRGVGPKRARKQTSNTALQQGRTAESNGQDGSIFAESYKNSKEPKPNYEVTAAKSEHCVFREASPMYDKTVWSPKPCVNCLCSSGEVVVCDRILCPALHCQLKFQPIGQCCPICIDPVVDAPDFSGDPPFPIDLGDPYTEISQSQRDKKEKLKKGXRGTDSKKKDAERKQRKKQKKEEAERQRKLKEAKEAREKEEELRRLREEQEERAAAEERKRRMEEQRRVEEDRARRLEMEQREMIRALEEAAERAKEGLRGDEATEDEDMVWLRGDVFQMPPVPPTRAANSPSLLALQEPTEPGEEDHEPGEDETGVVEEESEMVTTLLPPGCSISDVTVTCENAKLTGIPPLSIPELKSLSLQGNEIKTIPAGAFNGIPNLEWIDLGKNKIVSSGIDPQTFKSLKFLSRLYMDGNLLEQIPSELPSTLQELKINENNLKEIEENSFEGLSSLVILEMEGNLLSEGNVHPQAFKPLKELTYLRLGRNHFRTIPQGLPASLLELYLENNLIEDISETAFNHTTNINVVVLRQNKLDESSIAPLAWINHRNLESVDLSHNNFYLVPSFLPKSLVHLVLAGNQIERIPGYVFAHMEPGLEYLYLSYNKLDGDAIEPESFFGTFNTMTELCLDHNQLTSIPMGINEMTTLHFLRLNNNKIRHISEDAICDPMNKDDSHLVALRLENNFLDPRKIPPTAFSCVRSYSSVVLKPQRIK comes from the exons ATGAGACTAAACCTGATTCTGGCAACTCATTTCCTCGCCTGTCTGACCTTCAGCCTCGCAAATGATCAGAGACGTCCCTTGGCACGAGGTAGAAGACGAGGCGTTGGACCAAAACGAGCAAGAAAACAGACATCTAATACCGCCTTGCAGCAGGGAAGAACAGCAGAAAGCAATGGACAAGATGGATCTATTTTCGCTGAGTCTTACAAGAATTCAAAGGAGCCAAAGCCAAACTACGAAGTGACTGCAG CAAAATCAGAGCACTGTGTATTTCGAGAGGCATCACCCATGTACGATAAAACGGTGTGGTCGCCAAAGCCATGTGTGAATTGCCTGTGTTCCAGCGGTGAGGTGGTGGTCTGCGACCGAATACTGTGTCCCGCCTTGCATTGCCAACTCAAATTTCAACCAATCGGACAGTGTTGCCCAATTTGCATTGACCCAG TTGTCGACGCCCCTGACTTTTCCGGTGACCCTCCTTTTCCCATCGATCTCGGCGATCCCTATACTGAAATATCACAAAGCCAGAGAGataagaaagaaaaactaaaaaaaggatGAAGAGGAACGGATTCGAAAAAAAAAGACGCTGAACGCAAGCAAAGGAAGaagcagaagaaagaagaagCTGAGAGACAGAGGAAGTTAAAAGAGGCGAAAGAAGCCAGAGAAAAAGAGGAGGAGCTAAGGAGGCTACGAGAGGAGCAAGAGGAGAGAGCAGCGGCGGAAGAGAGGAAAAGAAGGATGGAAGAACAGCGGAGGGTTGAGGAGGACAGGGCTCGTAGGCTGGAGATGGAGCAAAGAGAGATGATAAGAGCTCTAGAAGAAGCAGCTGAACGCGCCAAGGAAGGACTCCGCGGAGACGAGGCCACTGAAGACGAGGACATGGTTTGGTTGAGGGGGGACGTTTTCCAAATGCCACCAGTGCCACCAACGAGAGCAGCAAATTCTCCTTCTCTCTTAGCTCTTCAAGAGCCAACCGAACCGGGCGAGGAGGACCATGAACCGGGCGAAGACGAAACAGGTGTAGTCGAGGAGGAATCTGAGATGGTAACCACATTGCTGCCTCCAGGTTGTTCGATCTCTGACGTCACTGTCACCTGTGAAAATGCTAAACTGACGGGTATACCTCCACTGTCCATCCCTGAGCTCAAATCACTCAGCCTACAGG GCAATGAAATCAAAACCATCCCTGCTGGAGCATTCAATGGCATTCCCAACTTAGAGTGGATAGACTTGGGGAAAAACAAGATCGTGTCATCTGGCATAGACCCACAAACATTTAAA AGTCTTAAATTCCTGTCTCGCCTATACATGGATGGAAACCTTCTGGAACAAATTCCCTCTGAGCTCCCATCAACACTCCAGGAGCTCAAGATAAATGAGAACAATCTAAAAGAAATTGAGGAAAACAGCTTTGAAG GTCTCAGCAGTCTGGTTATTTTGGAAATGGAGGGGAACTTGCTCAGTGAAGGTAACGTGCATCCACAGGCCTTTAAGCCCCTCAAAGAGCTGACTTACCTTCGCCTTGGCAGAAACCATTTCCGTACCATTCCTCAGGGCCTACCTGCCTCTCTACTG GAGTTGTACCTCGAGAACAATCTGATTGAAGATATCTCTGAAACAGCATTCAACCACACCACAAACATCAACGTCGTTGTGCTAAGACAAAATAAATTAGATGAGTCAAGCATTGCACCTTTAGCCTGGATTAATCACAG GAACCTGGAATCTGTGGATCTCTCGCACAACAACTTCTACCTGGTTCCATCCTTCCTTCCAAAGTCGCTGGTTCACCTGGTGCTGGCTGGGAATCAGATTGAACGCATTCCAGGATACGTGTTTGCACACATGGAGCCTGGCCTGGAGTACCTCTACCTCTCTTACAACAAGCTGGACGGTGATGCTATTGAGCCAGAGTCCTTCTTTGGCACCTTCAACACTATGACCGAACTCTGTCTAGACCATAACCAGCTTACATCTATTCCGATGGGAATTAATGAGATGACAACATTACATTTCCTACgacttaacaacaacaaaataag GCACATATCAGAAGATGCCATCTGTGACCCCATGAATAAGGATGACTCTCATCTAGTTGCCCTTCGCCTCGAGAACAATTTCCTTGACCCCCGGAAAATCCCACCCACGGCTTTCTCCTGCGTCCGCTCCTACTCTAGTGTTGTTTTAAAGCCTCAGAGGATCAAGTAA